The Platichthys flesus chromosome 10, fPlaFle2.1, whole genome shotgun sequence genome includes a window with the following:
- the kcnk17 gene encoding potassium channel subfamily K member 17, which yields MMRLPEVCLSRCPSILLLGLLYVTYVLIGGVVFWKLEGGLGQKDLGHLLQSKERLLVTYTCLNQEGLEAVAQVVQDASKVGLSLRGNYTTDGFWKFTSSAVFAATVVTTIGYGNMSPRSTAGQIFCVFFALFGIPLNLVVLNRVGKYMLVIERNISDFLEGKTRRRTCTRFFVHLVSFLSGAALFFIMPMLVFQQYEGWTYAQAIYYCFITLSTIGFGDFVADSNPDKAFPEWYSVLMASWIFFGLAWLALLINHSIDILERLNTHFKQRWVGQRPEEEPGSAEPETPETQVEEEDEIQKPPIPQ from the exons ATGATGAGACTACCGGAAGTGTGTTTGTCCCGCTGCCCCTCCATCCTCTTGCTTGGGCTGCTGTACGTGACCTACGTGCTGATCGGAGGGGTGGTTTTCTGGAAGTTGGAGGGAGGCCTCGGGCAGAAGGACTTGGGGCATCTActgcaaagcaaagagaggctaCTCGTGACATACACGTGTCTGAACCAAGAAGGCCTGGAGGCAGTGGCTCAG GTTGTTCAAGATGCATCGAAGGTGGGCCTGAGTCTGAGAGGAAACTACACCACAGACGGCTTCTGGAAATTCACCAGCTCAGCTGTGTTCGCTGCAACTGTGGTCACAACCATAG GTTATGGGAACATGAGTCCCAGATCTACGGCCGGACAGATCTTCTGTGTGTTCTTCGCACTGTTTGGAATCCCGCTCAACTTGGTGGTGCTCAACAGGGTGGGCAAGTACATGCTGGTTATAGAGAGGAACATTTCTGACTTCCTGGAGGGGAAGACAAGGCGAAGG ACGTGCACCCGCTTCTTCGTCCACCTGGTGTCCTTCTTGTCTGGAGCAGCACTCTTCTTCATCATGCCCATGCTCGTGTTCCAACAGTACGAGGGCTGGACCTACGCCCAGGCCATCTACTACTGCTTCATCACCCTCAGCACCATCGGCTTTGGAGACTTCGTGGCAG acagtAATCCAGACAAAGCATTCCCGGAATGGTACAGCGTCCTCATGGCCTCGTGGATCTTCTTCGGCCTGGCCTGGCTCGCCCTGCTCATCAACCACTCAATCGACATCCTGGAGCGCCTCAACACCCACTTCAAGCAGCGGTGGGTTGGGCAGCGGCCGGAGGAAGAGCCCGGCAGCGCAGAGCCTGAAACCCCGGAAactcaggtggaggaggaagacgagatCCAGAAGCCTCCAATACCTCAGTAA
- the LOC133962117 gene encoding potassium channel subfamily K member 16-like — translation MARFQLAHVKVSWTGLLALAHLTYLLVGATIFQILEREAESNNRNHFQLEKLHFLANYTCLDGPALEKFVQVILDAWEKGVNPSGNSTNPSNWDFSSSFFFAGTVVTTIGYGNLSPSTVSGQVFCVFYALCGIPLNLAFLKQMGKCLTIHLGRLKRAMVSVVPHKQTVEALAVSFFFISGSLLFLVIPPLLFSYVEGWTFGEGFYFTFITLSTIGFGDYVVGTDPGKEYISLYRSLAGIWIIFALAWLALILNMGSRVMEHVVVMTHPGFKKQQEEEEEDASSCKLEDTSKI, via the exons ATGGCGAGGTTCCAGTTGGCCCACGTCAAAGTGAGCTGGACGGGGCTTTTGGCCCTGGCCCACCTCACCTACCTGCTGGTCGGGGCCACCATCTTCCAGATTCTGGAGCGAGAGGCTGAGAGCAACAACCGCAACCACTTCCAGCTGGAGAAGCTGCACTTCTTGGCCAATTACACGTGTCTGGACGGACCGGCCCTGGAGAAGTTTGTTCAG GTGATTTTGGATGCCTGGGAAAAAGGAGTGAATCCTTCTGGCAACTCTACAAACCCCAGTAACTGGGATTTCAGCAGCTCCTTCTTTTTTGCAGGCACCGTAGTCACAACTATAG GATATGGTAACCTCTCCCCCAGCACCGTGTCCGGTCAGGTGTTCTGCGTGTTTTACGCGCTCTGTGGCATTCCGCTGAATCTGGCCTTCCTCAAGCAGATGGGGAAGTGTCTCACCATCCACCTGGGTCGACTGAAGAGGGCGATGGTCTCAGTTGTTCCACACAAG caaACAGTAGAGGCTCTAGCAGTGAGtttcttcttcatcagtggCAGCCTGCTTTTTCTGGTCATCCCTCCCCTGCTCTTCAGTTATGTGGAAGGCTGGACGTTCGGCGAAGGTTTCTATTTCACCTTCATTACCCTCAGCACCATCGGTTTTGGAGATTATGTGGTGG GGACTGACCCGGGTAAGGAGTACATCTCTCTCTACCGGAGCCTTGCAGGTATATGGATCATTTTTGCGTTGGCGTGGCTCGCTCTCATCCTCAACATGGGATCCAGAGTGATGGAGCATGTGGTCGTCATGACTCACCCGGGCTTTAAGaaacaacaggaggaggaggaggaggacgcgtCGTCCTGCAAACTAGAGGACACGTCAAAGATCTAA